The bacterium genome contains a region encoding:
- a CDS encoding type II secretion system protein, giving the protein MAMLRVLRRRPPSRLGLDLRVRGDSGFTFIELIVALTLFAGVSVFLLQAFMDGMTYANRSDEKAAATSIAMQVMEQIKASPNPYTLVGFTDIGRTPLPLPAPYTGINNPTPHTFQASVSVTPDNNLFLSTVTVNVYRPQDADVSPLVTLSTVLDAQ; this is encoded by the coding sequence ATGGCCATGCTGCGCGTCCTACGGCGTCGGCCGCCGAGCCGGTTGGGCCTCGATCTGAGGGTTCGAGGCGACAGCGGGTTCACGTTCATCGAGCTCATCGTCGCGCTGACCTTGTTCGCCGGGGTCTCCGTGTTTCTGCTACAAGCCTTCATGGACGGGATGACCTACGCGAACCGATCCGATGAGAAGGCCGCGGCGACCAGCATCGCGATGCAGGTGATGGAGCAGATCAAGGCCAGCCCCAATCCCTACACGCTCGTGGGATTCACGGATATCGGACGGACGCCGCTGCCGCTCCCCGCCCCCTATACGGGGATCAACAATCCGACGCCGCACACGTTCCAGGCATCGGTCTCCGTCACCCCCGACAACAACCTGTTCCTGAGCACGGTCACGGTCAACGTGTACCGGCCGCAGGATGCGGACGTCTCCCCGTTGGTGACGCTGTCCACGGTGCTCGATGCGCAGTAG
- the rpsU gene encoding 30S ribosomal protein S21, producing MTEVRVGKDETLDSALRRFKRQVKRSGILTDAKRHEHYEKPSAKRRRRAARRKRF from the coding sequence TTGACCGAGGTGCGGGTCGGCAAGGATGAGACGCTGGACAGCGCCCTGCGACGGTTCAAGCGTCAGGTCAAGAGGTCCGGAATCCTCACAGACGCGAAGCGGCACGAACACTACGAGAAGCCTAGCGCAAAGCGGCGCCGCCGCGCGGCTCGACGCAAGCGATTCTAG
- a CDS encoding prepilin-type N-terminal cleavage/methylation domain-containing protein: MRRERGVTLIEFVVMLAILGLVIGGIYQFVVNGTVAAGKTNNFLQSQAQVRAALDNIVDESRWASGVTAGTATAVTLSIPQNTPFSASSPYTVTFTYDPVNRVVTRQQNAGPAVAMAYLVVGQGASTGLTFIYFDGGNNSLGSSPTAGQLSSIARLRAIVATTSGTVTRNLAGDAALRAHP, from the coding sequence ATGCGACGGGAACGGGGCGTGACCCTCATCGAGTTCGTCGTGATGCTGGCGATTTTGGGGCTGGTCATCGGGGGGATCTACCAGTTCGTGGTCAACGGGACCGTGGCGGCGGGAAAGACGAATAACTTCCTGCAGTCGCAGGCCCAGGTCCGCGCCGCACTGGACAACATCGTCGACGAGTCGCGGTGGGCGTCGGGCGTGACGGCCGGCACCGCCACGGCGGTCACGCTCTCGATCCCGCAGAATACCCCCTTCTCGGCGTCGAGTCCGTACACCGTGACGTTCACCTACGATCCGGTGAACCGGGTCGTGACCCGCCAGCAGAACGCCGGTCCGGCCGTGGCGATGGCCTACCTCGTCGTGGGGCAGGGGGCGTCCACGGGGTTGACGTTCATCTACTTCGACGGCGGCAACAACTCGCTCGGATCGTCGCCCACCGCCGGGCAGCTGAGCAGCATCGCTCGCCTCCGAGCGATCGTGGCCACCACCAGCGGTACGGTCACCCGGAATCTGGCGGGCGATGCGGCGCTCCGCGCCCACCCGTAG
- a CDS encoding NUDIX hydrolase, which produces MRQPARKVKRAHSAGGVVFRRSPPDAAAEVRILLLQHEAGKWMLPKGTIETGETPEAVALREVAEETGLHNVRIVRDLGEERYLFFWKTEDTYYDKTVHYYLMEFLGGEETCPQREEGFVRCDWVSVAEALERIKYKETREVVRRAEVVLSAADVPAAPPGVYHGPASS; this is translated from the coding sequence GTGCGGCAGCCGGCCCGGAAAGTCAAACGGGCGCACAGCGCCGGCGGGGTGGTGTTCCGCCGGTCGCCGCCGGACGCCGCGGCTGAGGTGCGGATCCTGCTCCTTCAGCACGAGGCCGGCAAGTGGATGCTCCCCAAGGGCACGATTGAAACCGGCGAGACCCCCGAGGCCGTCGCCCTGCGCGAGGTGGCCGAGGAAACGGGGCTGCACAACGTCCGGATCGTCCGCGATCTCGGCGAGGAGCGCTACCTCTTTTTTTGGAAGACCGAGGACACCTATTACGACAAGACCGTGCACTATTACCTAATGGAGTTTCTCGGCGGGGAAGAGACCTGCCCTCAGCGCGAGGAAGGGTTCGTCCGCTGCGACTGGGTATCGGTCGCGGAGGCGCTGGAGCGGATCAAGTACAAAGAGACCCGTGAGGTGGTCCGGAGGGCGGAGGTGGTCCTCTCGGCCGCGGATGTCCCGGCGGCCCCCCCGGGGGTCTATCATGGTCCCGCCTCGTCCTAA
- a CDS encoding prepilin-type N-terminal cleavage/methylation domain-containing protein — MRRWHSERGFTMLEMTVVIVIATILIALSYTSWQGYTAQQRLRFGAMQVATDLREAEERAKAERAQYTIMFTGSSSGYRIQRTSGGFTENASLPTGVSPQASDTVTFTPFGQPDAAHTVTLQNAAGTRTASIDTVGGITYQGP; from the coding sequence ATGAGGCGCTGGCACTCGGAACGCGGGTTTACGATGCTCGAAATGACGGTCGTGATCGTGATCGCGACCATCCTCATCGCCTTGAGTTACACCTCCTGGCAGGGATACACCGCGCAGCAGCGCCTCCGGTTTGGCGCCATGCAGGTGGCCACCGACCTGCGGGAAGCGGAGGAGCGGGCGAAGGCCGAGCGCGCCCAGTACACCATCATGTTTACCGGATCGTCCTCAGGGTACCGCATCCAGCGGACCAGCGGGGGGTTCACCGAGAACGCCTCGCTGCCGACGGGGGTCAGCCCGCAGGCCTCGGACACCGTGACGTTCACTCCCTTCGGACAGCCCGATGCGGCCCACACCGTTACGTTACAGAACGCGGCCGGTACCCGCACGGCATCGATCGATACCGTGGGAGGCATCACTTACCAGGGACCCTGA
- a CDS encoding DUF4900 domain-containing protein, translating to MMSLLSMIFVLTVLATLVLYLSGKETALSAVRLNGAESLYVAEGGAFSGRAALMAYMGAYPAAVTSVDPSLSTTTALGWYAGGTKTAQNPFGVLDYLLTDGQRFSLGASASTASETFQVNWGLGNPHLKLQTGAAPANPVGAGAYAASVQLQPDPQPDASCAPFNTGASCSVHQLGTNDYELFYTYTVTSDGQLSPRFKRRVVLSGNFSVHLFVQTFALYALFTDVQNTPTNNPIWFTNNTSFNGPVHTNGEFRFAFFPTFTGKVESVNAKAWYNNGGNPLELSNNENVNGGTRVDAPLVPPDPNPQAATPAAFTRGVPIIPLPTSPFNQQGVAVGRNPADSSAVTTSQITSAIPELTGSGSVPNGVYVPVVDANGNCRSDAGEQMAGGVYIQGNVDNMTLGVSGNTAVYTLTQGSHTTTVTVDRTNNQTTVNSNNWMAPPSGGSCPGAAPGPASRTFTGVPKGWQGPGNPNASMIFVNGTVNGLSGTLQQNEQTTIAAAGTITITGNIQYQIPPNPADPTSNPTNVLGIYSAGGDIVVGPSAPNDLIIQAVLMAGNSGNSYNSSVNVANYSSGSPRGSVNLLGGLIEKYYGPFGTFNASTGTQQTGYGRAFTYDTRMGRGFTPPYFPTTGLFVITDGTTLPLAGAKPTWREATPP from the coding sequence ATGATGTCCCTCTTGTCCATGATCTTCGTCCTCACGGTCCTCGCGACGCTCGTGCTCTATTTGAGCGGGAAGGAAACGGCGTTGAGCGCCGTCCGCCTCAACGGCGCCGAGAGCCTGTACGTCGCCGAAGGGGGGGCCTTCTCGGGGCGCGCCGCCCTGATGGCCTACATGGGCGCCTACCCGGCGGCCGTGACGTCCGTCGACCCCTCGCTCTCCACGACGACGGCGCTGGGATGGTACGCCGGCGGCACCAAAACCGCCCAGAATCCGTTTGGGGTCCTGGACTATCTCCTGACCGACGGCCAGCGGTTCTCGCTGGGCGCCTCCGCCTCGACGGCGTCGGAGACCTTCCAGGTGAACTGGGGGTTGGGCAACCCGCACCTGAAGCTCCAGACCGGCGCGGCACCGGCCAACCCGGTGGGGGCCGGGGCGTACGCCGCCTCGGTGCAGCTCCAACCGGACCCGCAGCCCGACGCGTCGTGCGCACCATTCAACACCGGGGCCTCCTGCTCGGTGCACCAGCTCGGCACCAACGACTACGAGCTCTTCTATACCTACACGGTGACCAGCGACGGCCAGCTGTCGCCGCGGTTCAAGCGTCGGGTCGTGCTCTCGGGGAACTTCAGCGTCCATCTGTTCGTCCAGACCTTTGCGCTCTACGCCCTCTTCACCGACGTGCAGAACACCCCCACCAACAATCCGATCTGGTTCACCAACAACACGAGCTTCAACGGGCCGGTGCACACCAACGGAGAGTTCCGCTTTGCCTTCTTCCCGACGTTCACGGGGAAGGTGGAGAGCGTGAACGCGAAGGCCTGGTACAACAACGGCGGCAACCCGCTCGAGCTCTCCAACAACGAGAACGTGAACGGCGGCACCCGGGTCGACGCGCCGCTCGTCCCGCCGGATCCGAACCCGCAGGCCGCCACCCCCGCCGCGTTCACCCGCGGGGTGCCGATCATTCCGCTGCCCACCAGTCCGTTCAACCAGCAGGGGGTCGCGGTCGGCCGCAACCCCGCGGACTCCTCCGCGGTGACGACGTCGCAGATCACCTCAGCGATCCCCGAGTTGACGGGATCGGGGTCCGTGCCGAACGGGGTGTACGTTCCGGTCGTCGACGCGAACGGGAACTGCCGGTCCGACGCCGGGGAGCAGATGGCGGGCGGGGTCTACATTCAAGGGAACGTGGATAACATGACGCTGGGCGTGAGCGGCAACACCGCCGTGTACACCCTGACGCAAGGGTCGCACACCACGACGGTCACGGTCGATCGGACGAACAACCAAACGACCGTGAACAGCAACAACTGGATGGCCCCGCCCTCGGGGGGTTCGTGTCCGGGCGCCGCGCCCGGCCCGGCCAGCCGGACCTTTACGGGGGTGCCCAAGGGGTGGCAGGGGCCGGGCAATCCGAACGCCTCCATGATCTTCGTGAACGGCACGGTCAACGGGCTCAGCGGAACGCTTCAGCAGAACGAGCAGACGACGATCGCCGCGGCTGGGACGATCACGATCACGGGGAACATCCAGTACCAGATCCCCCCCAACCCGGCGGACCCGACGTCCAACCCGACGAACGTCCTGGGGATCTACTCGGCGGGCGGCGACATCGTGGTCGGCCCCTCGGCTCCCAACGACCTGATCATCCAGGCGGTGCTGATGGCCGGGAACTCCGGCAACTCCTACAACAGCTCGGTCAACGTCGCGAACTACAGCTCGGGCAGCCCGCGCGGCAGCGTCAACTTGCTCGGCGGGTTGATCGAGAAGTACTACGGTCCCTTCGGCACCTTCAATGCATCCACCGGGACCCAGCAGACCGGGTACGGTCGTGCCTTCACCTACGACACGCGGATGGGTCGCGGGTTCACCCCGCCGTACTTCCCGACGACCGGCCTCTTCGTGATCACCGACGGGACGACGCTGCCGCTGGCAGGGGCCAAGCCGACCTGGCGCGAGGCGACCCCTCCGTAG